In one Pseudomonas tensinigenes genomic region, the following are encoded:
- a CDS encoding proline--tRNA ligase — protein MRTSQFLLATQKETPSDAVVISHQLMLRAGMIRKLASGLYTWLPMGLRVMRKVEAIVREEMNAAGSLEVLMPSTQPAELWQESGRWEEYGPELLRIKDRHGRDFCAGPTHEEVITDLMRNELSSYKQLPINLYQIQTKFRDEIRPRFGLMRGREFIMKDAYSFHADQASLQVTYDRMHQAYCNVFSRLGLKFRPVEADNGSIGGAGSHEFHVLAESGEDDIVFSNGSDYAANIEKAEAVPRETSRAAATEELRLVDTPDTKTIAALVEKFNLPIEKTIKTLIVRAEEEGKLIALVIRGDHELNEIKAAQQPGVASPLVMATDAELRDAIGAGAGSLGPLNLPLPIIIDRSVELMSDFGIGANIDDKHYFGVNWERDLPVPTVADLRNVVAGDPSPDGKGTLEIKRGIEVGHIFQLGNKYSKAMKCEVLGENGKPVTLEMGCYGIGVSRVVAAAIEQNNDENGIIWSDTLAPFQIALVPLRYETEQVREATDKLYAELTAAGFEVLLDDRDKKTSPGIKFADMELIGIPHRIVVSDRGLAEGNLEYKSRTEGEAQALPVADVLSFLQARIRR, from the coding sequence ATGCGCACCAGTCAATTTTTGCTCGCCACACAGAAAGAAACGCCTTCCGACGCGGTCGTGATCAGCCATCAGCTGATGCTGCGCGCCGGCATGATCCGCAAGCTCGCCTCCGGCCTGTACACCTGGCTGCCGATGGGCTTGCGGGTAATGCGCAAGGTTGAAGCCATCGTTCGCGAAGAGATGAACGCTGCCGGCTCTCTCGAAGTGTTGATGCCGAGCACCCAACCGGCCGAGCTGTGGCAGGAATCGGGACGCTGGGAAGAATACGGCCCTGAGCTGCTGCGCATCAAAGACCGCCACGGTCGCGACTTCTGCGCGGGCCCGACCCACGAAGAAGTGATCACCGATCTGATGCGCAACGAGTTGAGCAGCTACAAACAGCTGCCAATCAACCTGTACCAGATCCAGACCAAATTCCGTGACGAAATCCGCCCACGCTTCGGTTTGATGCGTGGCCGTGAATTCATCATGAAGGACGCGTACTCGTTCCACGCTGATCAAGCCTCGCTGCAGGTCACTTATGACCGTATGCACCAGGCCTACTGCAACGTGTTCAGCCGTCTTGGCTTGAAATTCCGTCCGGTTGAAGCCGACAACGGTTCGATCGGTGGCGCCGGCTCGCACGAATTCCACGTACTGGCCGAGTCCGGCGAAGACGATATTGTCTTCAGCAACGGCTCCGATTACGCGGCGAACATCGAAAAAGCCGAAGCGGTGCCACGCGAAACTTCGCGCGCTGCTGCGACCGAAGAACTGCGTCTGGTCGATACCCCGGACACCAAAACCATCGCGGCGCTGGTGGAAAAATTCAATCTGCCGATTGAAAAGACCATCAAGACCCTGATCGTGCGTGCCGAAGAAGAAGGCAAGCTGATCGCGCTGGTGATTCGAGGCGACCACGAACTCAACGAAATCAAGGCTGCCCAGCAACCGGGCGTTGCCAGCCCGCTGGTCATGGCCACCGATGCCGAACTGCGTGACGCGATTGGCGCCGGCGCCGGTTCGCTCGGCCCGCTGAACCTGCCGCTGCCAATCATCATCGACCGTTCGGTCGAACTGATGAGCGACTTCGGTATCGGCGCAAACATCGACGACAAGCACTACTTCGGCGTGAACTGGGAGCGTGATCTGCCGGTTCCAACCGTGGCTGACCTGCGTAACGTAGTCGCCGGTGACCCAAGCCCGGACGGCAAAGGCACCCTGGAAATCAAACGCGGCATCGAAGTCGGGCACATCTTCCAGCTGGGCAACAAGTACAGCAAGGCGATGAAGTGCGAAGTGCTGGGCGAGAACGGCAAGCCGGTCACCCTGGAAATGGGCTGCTACGGCATCGGTGTGTCCCGCGTGGTGGCTGCGGCCATCGAACAGAACAACGACGAAAACGGCATCATCTGGAGCGACACCCTGGCGCCGTTCCAGATCGCTCTGGTACCGCTGCGTTATGAAACCGAGCAGGTGCGCGAAGCCACCGACAAGCTGTACGCCGAACTGACGGCGGCCGGCTTCGAAGTGCTGCTTGACGATCGCGACAAGAAAACCAGCCCGGGCATCAAATTCGCGGACATGGAGCTGATCGGCATTCCTCACCGGATCGTGGTCAGCGACCGCGGCCTCGCCGAAGGCAACCTGGAATACAAGAGCCGTACCGAAGGCGAAGCGCAAGCATTGCCGGTGGCCGACGTATTGTCCTTCCTGCAGGCCCGTATCCGCCGCTGA
- a CDS encoding AmpG family muropeptide MFS transporter has product MPRKTWRAALAAYASPSTLVLLLLGFAAGLPYMLVFSTLSVWLREAGVARETIGYASLIGLAYAFKWVWSPLLDQWRLPLLGKLGRRRSWLVLSQALVILGLIGMGFCDPQKHLSWLIAIAVVVAFASATQDIAVDAYRLEIAEDNRQAALAASYMSGYRVAALLATAGALFFAEGFGSTGFNYQHSAWAGTYALFGALMIPALLTTLLMREPPVPLRTQLQAGRYTFMHQLMSVFVLIVLLVSVPAMFTQLYNTDFASVLFGDMSPLDLLLEDRAFLRAILYTLLTGLCLSTMGRRGLAPVLTPVNDFILRYRWQALLLLGLIATYRMSDTVMGVMANVFYIDQGFTKDQIASVSKIFGLIMTLVGAGMGGLLIVRFGILPILFIGGAASAATNLLFVMLADMGPNLQMLMVTISLDNFSSGLATSAFVAYLSSLTNLKFSATQYALLSSIMLLLPRLMGGYSGVLVEKFGYHSFFLITALLGVPTLVLIALHWFQESRREGPTPTPEPVPTPATEES; this is encoded by the coding sequence ATGCCCCGTAAAACCTGGCGCGCCGCGCTAGCCGCTTATGCCAGTCCTTCGACGCTCGTGCTGTTGTTGCTCGGTTTCGCCGCCGGCCTGCCGTACATGCTGGTGTTTTCAACGCTTTCCGTCTGGCTTCGTGAGGCCGGTGTGGCCCGTGAAACCATCGGCTATGCCAGCCTGATCGGTCTGGCCTATGCGTTCAAATGGGTCTGGTCACCTTTGCTCGACCAATGGCGTCTGCCGTTACTGGGCAAGCTTGGCCGTCGCCGTTCGTGGCTGGTGCTCTCACAAGCCCTGGTGATTCTCGGCCTGATCGGCATGGGTTTCTGCGATCCGCAGAAGCATCTGTCCTGGCTGATCGCCATTGCAGTCGTCGTCGCTTTCGCCTCCGCCACTCAAGATATCGCGGTGGATGCCTATCGCCTGGAAATCGCCGAAGACAACCGTCAGGCCGCCCTCGCCGCCAGTTATATGTCCGGCTATCGTGTCGCTGCACTGCTGGCGACGGCCGGCGCCTTGTTCTTCGCGGAAGGCTTCGGCTCTACCGGCTTCAATTATCAGCATTCAGCCTGGGCCGGCACTTACGCGCTGTTCGGCGCACTGATGATTCCCGCGCTGCTGACCACGCTGTTGATGCGCGAGCCACCGGTTCCGCTACGCACGCAGTTGCAGGCCGGGCGCTACACCTTCATGCATCAGTTGATGTCCGTTTTTGTGCTGATCGTTCTGTTGGTCTCCGTGCCGGCAATGTTCACCCAGCTCTACAACACTGATTTCGCCAGCGTGCTGTTCGGTGACATGAGTCCGCTTGACCTGCTGCTGGAAGACCGCGCTTTCCTGCGCGCGATTCTCTACACACTGCTCACCGGTCTGTGTCTGTCGACCATGGGCCGTCGCGGCCTCGCACCGGTGCTGACACCGGTCAACGACTTCATTCTGCGCTATCGCTGGCAGGCGCTGCTGCTGCTCGGTCTGATCGCCACCTATCGGATGTCGGACACGGTGATGGGCGTCATGGCCAACGTGTTCTATATCGATCAGGGTTTCACCAAGGATCAGATTGCCAGCGTCAGCAAGATCTTCGGCCTGATCATGACGCTGGTTGGCGCCGGCATGGGTGGCCTGCTGATCGTGCGCTTCGGCATTCTGCCGATCCTGTTCATCGGCGGCGCGGCCTCGGCAGCCACCAACCTGCTGTTCGTCATGCTCGCGGACATGGGCCCGAACCTGCAGATGCTGATGGTGACCATTTCCCTCGACAACTTCAGCTCGGGCCTGGCGACGTCGGCGTTTGTTGCCTATCTGTCGAGCCTGACCAACCTGAAGTTCTCCGCCACGCAATACGCCCTGCTCAGCTCGATCATGCTGCTGCTGCCGCGCCTGATGGGCGGGTATTCCGGGGTTTTGGTGGAAAAGTTCGGCTATCACAGCTTCTTCCTGATCACCGCCCTGCTCGGCGTGCCGACGCTGGTGTTGATCGCCCTGCACTGGTTCCAGGAGAGCCGCCGCGAAGGCCCGACACCAACGCCCGAGCCTGTGCCGACGCCGGCCACAGAAGAATCGTAA
- a CDS encoding MGMT family protein: MRQCSGTAPVTEQPHDRDSEAQIRRTALYSTLAQVPEGKVVSYGQLAELAGLGRAARWVGRTLSQLPGDTKLPWHRVLGAGGRISLPVGSPSGDEQRARLRMEGITVLNNRVDIQRHGWRPVEHSG; the protein is encoded by the coding sequence ATCCGCCAATGTTCAGGAACCGCGCCCGTGACAGAGCAGCCCCACGACCGTGACAGTGAAGCGCAAATCCGACGCACGGCGCTCTACTCCACCCTTGCTCAAGTGCCCGAAGGCAAAGTCGTCAGCTATGGTCAGTTAGCTGAACTTGCCGGGTTGGGGCGCGCCGCCCGCTGGGTCGGCCGCACCTTGAGTCAGTTGCCCGGCGATACAAAACTGCCCTGGCACCGTGTACTGGGCGCCGGCGGTCGGATCAGCCTGCCGGTGGGCAGCCCATCGGGCGATGAACAACGGGCCCGATTGCGCATGGAAGGCATCACCGTCCTGAACAATCGTGTGGATATTCAGCGCCATGGCTGGCGTCCGGTAGAGCACAGCGGTTAG
- a CDS encoding DUF481 domain-containing protein: MFSRSLLCLAVFSASTPLLADTVWLKNGDKLSGTITVFDGGKLLIQTKYAGAVTIDWKEVKTLDSDQHLLVKQDAYTGEVSKSLTAAEDGKVTLANGEAPKTVELASIQQILKPKPVVEDLVWKGNVDLALDYQRAEKDTDDYDVGFKTTARHGRWRHTAEGEYNREVQDDETTTNNWRAEYALDRFLTDQWFWQGRLNYKRDHIEELARQRVVGTGPGYQFWDDELGAFSLGSLLNRTDYEYRDGSKDNFYSVAMKWDYNRYLIGKKVEFFTNGEVGKPLSGVADYALDAELGLRYKVTDWASLNLKAERDIISGTNDADLNKTRYTAGFGVAW; the protein is encoded by the coding sequence ATGTTTTCCAGATCCTTGCTGTGCCTTGCTGTTTTCAGCGCGTCCACGCCCCTGCTTGCCGACACCGTCTGGTTGAAGAACGGTGACAAGTTGAGCGGCACTATTACCGTGTTCGATGGCGGCAAGCTGTTGATCCAGACCAAATATGCCGGTGCGGTCACGATTGACTGGAAAGAGGTCAAAACCCTGGACAGTGATCAGCACTTGCTGGTCAAGCAGGATGCCTACACCGGTGAAGTATCCAAGTCGCTGACCGCCGCCGAAGATGGCAAGGTCACCTTGGCCAACGGTGAGGCGCCGAAAACCGTCGAACTGGCGAGCATTCAGCAGATTCTCAAGCCGAAACCGGTGGTCGAGGATCTGGTGTGGAAGGGCAATGTCGACCTGGCGCTGGACTATCAGCGCGCCGAGAAGGATACCGACGACTACGATGTCGGCTTCAAGACCACGGCGCGCCATGGTCGCTGGCGTCATACCGCCGAAGGTGAGTACAACCGCGAAGTACAGGACGACGAAACCACTACCAACAACTGGCGCGCCGAATATGCACTGGACCGCTTTCTCACCGATCAATGGTTCTGGCAGGGTCGCCTGAACTACAAGCGCGATCACATCGAAGAGCTGGCGCGCCAGCGCGTGGTCGGTACCGGTCCCGGCTACCAGTTCTGGGATGATGAGTTGGGTGCATTCTCGCTGGGCTCGCTGCTCAACCGCACCGATTACGAGTATCGCGATGGCAGCAAGGACAATTTCTATTCCGTCGCGATGAAGTGGGATTACAACCGCTACCTGATTGGCAAGAAGGTCGAATTCTTCACCAACGGTGAAGTAGGCAAGCCGCTGTCGGGTGTTGCCGATTACGCACTGGATGCTGAGTTGGGGCTGCGTTACAAGGTCACCGACTGGGCGTCGCTCAACCTCAAGGCCGAGCGCGACATCATCAGCGGCACCAATGATGCGGACTTGAACAAGACCCGTTACACCGCCGGGTTTGGCGTGGCCTGGTAG
- a CDS encoding cold-shock protein: MSNRQTGTVKWFNDEKGFGFITPQSGDDLFVHFKAIQSDGFKSLKEGQQVSFIATRGQKGMQAEEVQVI, encoded by the coding sequence ATGTCTAATCGCCAAACCGGTACCGTTAAGTGGTTCAACGATGAAAAAGGCTTCGGCTTCATCACTCCACAATCCGGTGACGACCTGTTCGTTCACTTCAAAGCTATCCAATCCGACGGCTTCAAAAGCCTGAAAGAAGGCCAACAGGTTTCTTTCATCGCTACCCGCGGTCAGAAAGGCATGCAAGCTGAAGAAGTACAAGTTATCTAA
- the dcd gene encoding dCTP deaminase, with translation MSIKSDKWIRRMAQEHGMIEPFVERQMRGSDDSRVISYGVSSYGYDVRCTNHFKVFTNINSSIVDPKNFDPGSFVDVHSDVCIIPPNSFALASTVEYFRIPRNVLTICLGKSTYARCGIIVNVTPLEPEWEGHVTLEFSNTTNLPAKIYANEGVAQMLFLESDEECEVSYKDRGGKYQGQRGVTLPRT, from the coding sequence ATGAGCATCAAATCGGACAAGTGGATTCGCCGCATGGCGCAGGAACACGGCATGATCGAACCGTTCGTCGAGCGCCAGATGCGCGGCAGCGATGACAGCCGAGTGATCTCCTACGGTGTGTCGAGCTACGGCTACGACGTGCGCTGCACCAACCACTTCAAGGTGTTCACCAACATCAACTCGTCCATCGTCGACCCGAAAAACTTCGACCCGGGCAGCTTCGTCGACGTCCACAGCGACGTCTGCATCATTCCGCCGAACTCCTTTGCACTGGCCAGCACCGTCGAATACTTCCGTATTCCACGCAATGTGCTGACCATCTGCCTGGGTAAAAGCACCTACGCGCGTTGCGGCATCATCGTCAACGTAACGCCGCTCGAGCCAGAGTGGGAAGGCCACGTGACGCTGGAGTTCTCCAACACCACCAACCTGCCGGCGAAAATCTACGCCAACGAAGGCGTGGCACAGATGCTCTTCCTTGAATCCGACGAGGAATGCGAAGTGTCCTACAAGGATCGCGGCGGCAAGTACCAGGGTCAGCGCGGCGTCACTCTGCCGCGTACCTGA
- the pdeM gene encoding ligase-associated DNA damage response endonuclease PdeM, whose protein sequence is MSSGYPVRLAGEELWLLPEKAMYWPAQQALLIADVHFGKAAAYRSLGQPVPHGTTASNIAVIDRLLAKLPCRLLIFLGDFLHGPGSHAPGTLSALAQWRARHAELPMTLIRGNHDKRAGDPPESLNIRVVPEPLLLGPFALQHEPDPHPERHVLAGHVHPVYGLHGKGRQSLRLACFRLGERISLLPAFGAFTGGYPVERDESCRIFVIGDNEIWPVS, encoded by the coding sequence ATGAGTTCAGGCTACCCGGTACGTCTGGCCGGCGAAGAACTTTGGCTTTTGCCGGAAAAAGCCATGTACTGGCCCGCGCAGCAGGCATTACTGATTGCCGATGTGCATTTCGGCAAAGCCGCCGCTTACCGCAGTCTTGGGCAACCGGTCCCGCACGGCACCACGGCGAGCAATATCGCCGTGATTGATCGGCTGCTGGCAAAGCTGCCCTGCCGTTTATTGATCTTTCTCGGGGATTTCCTGCACGGGCCCGGCTCTCATGCCCCAGGGACGCTGAGTGCGCTGGCGCAATGGCGTGCGCGCCACGCGGAGCTGCCGATGACGCTGATTCGCGGCAACCACGACAAACGCGCGGGTGATCCGCCTGAATCGCTGAACATCCGTGTAGTGCCGGAACCACTGCTGCTCGGGCCATTCGCCTTGCAGCATGAACCTGACCCACATCCTGAAAGGCACGTGCTGGCGGGTCACGTACACCCGGTCTATGGGCTGCACGGCAAGGGTCGACAAAGCTTGCGCCTGGCGTGTTTCAGGCTCGGCGAACGCATCAGTCTGCTGCCGGCATTTGGCGCCTTTACTGGGGGATATCCAGTCGAGAGGGATGAAAGCTGCAGGATTTTCGTCATCGGTGACAACGAAATATGGCCAGTCAGTTGA